A window from Pangasianodon hypophthalmus isolate fPanHyp1 chromosome 16, fPanHyp1.pri, whole genome shotgun sequence encodes these proteins:
- the LOC113545636 gene encoding CD63 antigen, with product MEGGMKCVKFLFFFFNFIFWLCGLALIIVGVVAKTAVPSLPAIKQVASTASPIVIIVVGVVVFFIAFFGCCGAWKDNYCMVTTFAILLSFIIIIEIGIAIAVYVFRSKITTLVDEGLHDMIKEYKTNEEIKVNVDNMQQELKCCGVVNASDWVDYKPDKISVPDSCCKNVTANCGDGGIKDGKNIYSEGCGAAVEKALKQNVLWIGVAALVIAFIEILGVVFACTLMRGIRKGYEVM from the exons TTGTGTGGCCTGGCTCTCATCATAGTGGGCGTTGTGGCAAAGACGGCGGTCCCCAGCCTTCCCGCGATTAAGCAGGTGGCCAGCACTGCATCCCCCATTGTGATCATCGTGGTAGGAGTCGTGGTTTTCTTCATTGCCTTCTTCGGCTGCTGTGGAGCCTGGAAAGACAACTACTGCATGGTCACTACG TTTGCCATCCTGctctccttcatcatcatcattgaaATTGGAATAGCCATTGCTGTATATGTCTTTAGAAGCAAG ATAACGACTCTGGTGGATGAGGGCCTGCATGATATGATCAAAGAGTACAAAACAAATGAAGAGATTAAGGTTAACGTGGACAACATGCAACAAGAG ctgaaaTGCTGTGGAGTGGTGAACGCTTCCGACTGGGTGGACTACAAGCCTGACAAGATTTCCGTCCCCGACTCCTGCTGCAAGAACGTCACAGCCAACTGTGGAGACGGAGGCATCAAAGACGGCAAAAACATCTACTCAGAG GGTTGTGGCGCTGCTGTGGAGAAGGCCCTCAAGCAAAATGTTCTCTGGATTGGAGTAGCAGCTCTTGTCATTGCCTTCATAGAG ATCTTGGGTGTTGTGTTTGCCTGTACGCTGATGAGGGGGATCCGCAAAGGCTACGAAGTGATGTGA
- the letmd1 gene encoding LETM1 domain-containing protein 1, which yields MAPSYMRMCCGASMTFLCGIRSMGVTAGFCRLKLAPTQLRLCLVRQYSPSQARYGLGQSIASRLKWANEKYERFLQRRFPRFYVLYSTFMRGFRLFFEDAREVHRIRIRMIKNNIDPQKLPYREMEKLRQFHRDMIKAIPLVIISIPPFANYLVFVLMYLYPRQLLIRHFWTPQQLAEFQAVYHAQRAQHHQPLLGGLKTTASHITHEQLKSRLTELCSKVQSGAHPLVSDLHAVRTLFSGPPLGIRRMGADQMRHLCTLLFLTPRLPAFWIGQRLNSHALELMHLDRTIINLGLHQLNDVELKEACYVRGLNVERLSPAQCRDWLSQWLQFSVHLKESETSLYLHGMMLLTVNYPKPPCS from the exons ATGGCGCCGTCCTATATGCGGATGTGCTGCGGTGCTTCTATGACTTTTCTGTGCGGAATACGGTCCATGGGGGTCACTGCGGGATTCTGCAGGCTTAAATTGGCTCCCACGCAACTCAG ATTATGTTTAGTGAGGCAGTATTCACCTTCCCAAGCGAGGTACGGCCTCGGCCAAAGCATTGCGTCGAGGTTGAAATGGGCAAATGAAAAGTATGAGAGATTTCTTCAGCGACGCTTCCCTAGATTCTACGTCCTCTATTCCACATTTATGAGAG GATTTCGACTCTTCTTTGAGGACGCCCGAGAAGTGCATAGGATCAGAATTCGGATGATCAAAAACAACATCGATCCCCAGAAGTTGCCTTACCGTGAAATGGAGAAGCTCAGACAG TTCCACAGAGACATGATCAAAGCCATTCCTCTGGTGATCATCTCCATTCCTCCTTTTGCCAACTACctagtgtttgttttaat GTACCTTTATCCCCGCCAGCTTCTGATTCGCCATTTCTGGACGCCACAGCAGCTGGCGGAGTTTCAGGCAGTGTACCATGCACAGAGGGCGCAGCATCACCAGCCACTGCTCGGCGGTCTGAAGACGACAGCATCGCACATCACACATGAACAACTGAAGAGCCGACTTACGGAGCTGTGCAGTAAA GTCCAGAGTGGTGCTCACCCTCTTGTGTCTGATCTCCATGCAGTGAGAACTTTATTCTCAGGCCCTCCACTGGGTATCAGAAGGATGGGTGCAGATCAGATG AGACACCTTTGCACGTTGCTCTTCTTAACGCCCCGCCTCCCGGCGTTCTGGATTGGCCAGCGCTTGAATAGCCACGCCCTAGAGCTCATGCACCTGGATCGCACCATCATCAACCTTGGCCTCCACCAGCTCAATGATGTGGAGCTCAAAGAG GCGTGTTACGTGAGAGGGCTGAACGTGGAGCGGCTGAGTCCTGCACAGTGCCGAGACTGGCTGTCGCAGTGGCTGCAGTTCTCAGTGCACCTTAAAG AATCAGAAACCTCGCTGTATTTGCATGGTATGATGTTACTGACGGTGAACTACCCAAAACCACCATGCAGCTGA